Proteins from a single region of Magnetospirillum sp. 15-1:
- the ugpQ gene encoding glycerophosphodiester phosphodiesterase, whose protein sequence is MILIGHRGLAGLAPENTPASFRTAAAHGLSMVEFDVRLSRDGVPLVFHDDTLERTTTGAGPVADHHWAAIAGLDAGSWFAPAFAAEKVPSLEQVLRLCLELGLAVNMEIKPDPGRETATAEAALALALGLWPDGAPPPVVSSFHSACLEAARRAAPHWPRGLLAERLPADWLGQARRLDASALHLDHRFLEAGQVANARAAGLAVRTYTVNDPVRAALLREWGVAAIFSDYPHSS, encoded by the coding sequence ATGATCCTGATCGGCCATCGCGGCCTGGCCGGGCTGGCACCGGAGAATACTCCGGCATCATTCCGCACCGCCGCCGCCCATGGCCTTTCCATGGTCGAGTTCGACGTCCGCCTGTCCCGTGACGGCGTGCCGCTGGTTTTTCACGACGACACCCTGGAGCGCACCACCACCGGCGCCGGCCCGGTGGCGGATCACCACTGGGCGGCGATCGCCGGGCTGGATGCCGGGTCATGGTTCGCCCCCGCCTTCGCCGCCGAAAAAGTCCCCAGCCTGGAGCAGGTGCTGCGCCTGTGTCTGGAACTGGGGCTGGCGGTGAACATGGAGATCAAGCCCGATCCCGGCCGCGAGACGGCCACCGCCGAGGCCGCCCTGGCGCTGGCGCTCGGCCTTTGGCCGGATGGGGCGCCGCCGCCGGTGGTTTCAAGCTTCCATTCCGCCTGCCTGGAGGCCGCGCGACGGGCGGCGCCCCATTGGCCGCGCGGCCTGCTGGCCGAGCGCCTGCCCGCCGACTGGCTGGGTCAGGCCCGGCGGCTGGACGCCTCCGCCCTGCACCTGGACCACCGTTTTCTCGAAGCCGGACAGGTGGCAAACGCCCGTGCCGCCGGGCTTGCCGTGCGGACCTACACCGTCAACGATCCGGTACGGGCCGCCTTGCTGCGGGAATGGGGCGTGGCCGCCATATTCAGCGATTATCCTCATTCGTCATGA
- a CDS encoding glycosyltransferase family 9 protein, with product MNVDRMRQIDFWAGVPLAFLMTLYWRIRCFFSPPVPSAAKNILFIELSEMGSAVIADAALKRAGALFPDARVYFLIFAKNRPSLDIMGTIPRENMLTIRVDNLVTLVVDTLRMIRTMRSLDLMAAIDMEMFSRFSALLTFLSGAPKRVGFHRFHTEGLYRGELLTHRVGYNPHQHIAKSFMALVHALTEPEGTTPHGKAAFSDEDVRLAPVAPSPEALDAFKARLFQAYPVLKDVKRWVILNPNSSELMPLRRWPYDRYTEVARRLLEDESLAIIVTGVASEKAEAQILVDATGSDRACNLAGFTRMEDLIPLYALSQAMVTNDSGPAHFAAPVGLPTLVLFGPETPALYGALNEKAEFLTARLACSPCVSAMNHRSTACTDPACMRAITVEQVLDAVRRLLG from the coding sequence GTGAACGTCGACAGGATGCGGCAGATCGATTTCTGGGCGGGGGTGCCCCTCGCTTTCCTGATGACCCTTTACTGGCGAATCCGCTGTTTCTTCAGCCCGCCCGTGCCTTCGGCGGCCAAGAACATCCTGTTCATCGAATTGTCCGAGATGGGCAGCGCGGTGATCGCCGACGCCGCGCTGAAGCGCGCCGGGGCGCTGTTTCCCGACGCCAGGGTCTACTTCCTGATCTTCGCCAAGAACCGCCCCAGCCTGGACATCATGGGCACCATCCCCCGCGAGAACATGCTGACCATCCGCGTCGACAACCTGGTCACCCTGGTGGTCGACACGTTGCGCATGATCCGCACCATGCGCTCGCTGGACCTGATGGCCGCCATCGACATGGAGATGTTCTCGCGCTTCTCGGCGCTGCTGACCTTCCTGTCCGGGGCGCCCAAGCGGGTGGGCTTTCACCGCTTCCATACCGAGGGGCTGTATCGCGGCGAACTGCTGACCCACCGGGTCGGCTACAACCCGCACCAGCACATCGCCAAAAGCTTCATGGCCCTGGTCCACGCTCTGACCGAGCCCGAAGGCACCACGCCCCACGGCAAGGCGGCCTTCAGCGACGAGGATGTCCGCCTCGCCCCGGTGGCGCCGTCCCCGGAAGCGCTGGACGCCTTCAAGGCCCGGCTGTTCCAGGCCTATCCGGTGCTGAAGGACGTCAAGCGCTGGGTGATCCTCAATCCCAACAGCAGCGAACTGATGCCGCTGCGCCGCTGGCCCTACGACCGCTATACCGAGGTGGCCCGGCGCCTGCTCGAGGATGAGAGCCTCGCCATCATCGTCACCGGCGTGGCCTCGGAGAAGGCGGAGGCCCAGATTCTGGTCGACGCCACCGGCTCTGATCGCGCCTGCAATCTGGCCGGCTTCACCCGCATGGAGGATCTGATCCCCCTCTATGCCCTGTCCCAGGCCATGGTCACCAACGATTCCGGCCCGGCCCACTTCGCCGCGCCGGTGGGTCTGCCCACCCTGGTGCTGTTCGGCCCCGAGACGCCCGCCCTTTACGGCGCCCTCAATGAAAAGGCCGAGTTCCTCACCGCCCGGCTGGCCTGTTCGCCCTGCGTCTCGGCCATGAACCACCGCAGCACCGCCTGCACCGACCCCGCCTGCATGCGCGCCATTACGGTGGAGCAGGTCCTGGACGCGGTGCGACGCCTGCTGGGATGA
- a CDS encoding glycosyltransferase family 39 protein, which produces MAPDAKTIRPPAMGTRNAALLAGLVTLAALLHLWLAGSTLLSGDEAYYWLWSRRLQLSYYDHPAMMAWWMAATTALFGESETAIRLPAVLAAAAVTLLAFDTARLAFRDIRAGWWALALLNATILFAAAGVLVTPDSPLLVFWSACLWAVIRLLDDGRTRWLYVLGLSLGLGFTSKYTMVLIAPGILAVFALFPQARRWWKSPHFWAAIVLALACTAPVLVWNAQHEWVSIRKQLSHSFDAPVGDPLKSLATFLGTQLGTVTPLVFAFMLWGMGWALWAGWRGRRPEWFLLGATSAPLLAFFVRHSLGGLVQPHWPGPAYLGAAIATAGAVVVAGRSWGPGLRRAWVAAIGLGGLLVAATYVQMATALLPIPIKSDPMSRLGEWDKLARAVEAERARRPDAFIFTTKHEVAGLLTYYLPGHPIVFLTGSAGFPRIPSYDARDAATLPGRDGIYVIKDGFHAVQDMRKSFRSLTLLGTVDRGWGGKVVDHYEIWLAESYGSGAFENK; this is translated from the coding sequence GTGGCACCCGACGCCAAGACCATTCGCCCCCCCGCCATGGGAACCAGGAACGCGGCCCTGCTGGCCGGGCTGGTGACCCTGGCCGCGCTGCTGCATCTGTGGCTGGCCGGCAGCACCCTGCTGTCGGGCGACGAGGCCTATTATTGGCTATGGTCGCGCCGTCTGCAGTTGTCCTATTACGACCACCCCGCCATGATGGCCTGGTGGATGGCCGCCACCACCGCCCTGTTCGGCGAGTCCGAGACCGCCATCCGCCTGCCGGCCGTACTGGCGGCGGCGGCCGTCACCCTTTTGGCCTTCGACACCGCCCGGCTGGCCTTTCGCGACATCCGGGCCGGCTGGTGGGCGTTGGCGCTGCTCAACGCCACCATCCTGTTCGCCGCCGCCGGCGTGCTGGTCACCCCGGATTCGCCGCTGCTGGTCTTCTGGTCGGCCTGCCTGTGGGCCGTGATCCGCCTGCTGGACGACGGGCGGACGCGCTGGCTCTACGTCCTGGGCCTGTCGCTGGGCCTGGGCTTTACGTCCAAATACACCATGGTGCTGATCGCGCCGGGCATCCTGGCGGTGTTCGCCCTGTTTCCCCAGGCGCGGCGCTGGTGGAAAAGTCCGCATTTCTGGGCGGCCATCGTCCTGGCCCTGGCCTGCACCGCGCCGGTGCTGGTCTGGAACGCCCAGCACGAATGGGTGTCCATCCGCAAGCAATTGTCCCATTCCTTCGACGCGCCGGTCGGCGATCCGCTGAAGAGCCTCGCCACCTTCCTCGGCACCCAGTTGGGAACGGTCACCCCGCTGGTCTTCGCCTTCATGCTGTGGGGCATGGGCTGGGCGCTGTGGGCCGGCTGGCGCGGCCGGCGGCCGGAATGGTTCCTGCTGGGCGCCACCTCGGCGCCGCTGCTGGCCTTCTTCGTGCGCCACAGCCTGGGCGGACTGGTGCAGCCCCACTGGCCGGGACCGGCCTATCTGGGCGCCGCCATCGCCACGGCGGGAGCCGTCGTGGTGGCGGGACGCTCCTGGGGACCGGGCCTGCGCCGGGCCTGGGTGGCGGCCATCGGTCTGGGCGGCCTGCTGGTCGCCGCCACCTACGTGCAGATGGCCACCGCCCTTCTGCCCATCCCCATCAAGTCCGACCCCATGAGCCGCCTGGGCGAGTGGGACAAGCTGGCCCGCGCCGTGGAAGCCGAAAGGGCCAGACGTCCCGACGCCTTCATCTTTACCACCAAGCACGAGGTGGCCGGTCTGCTGACCTATTACCTGCCCGGCCACCCCATCGTCTTCCTGACCGGTTCGGCTGGCTTTCCCCGAATTCCTTCGTATGATGCGCGGGACGCGGCGACCCTGCCGGGACGGGACGGCATCTACGTGATCAAGGACGGGTTCCACGCGGTCCAGGACATGCGCAAGTCCTTCCGCAGCCTGACGCTGCTCGGCACCGTGGACCGGGGCTGGGGCGGCAAGGTCGTGGATCATTACGAAATCTGGCTGGCCGAGTCCTATGGCTCGGGCGCCTTCGAGAACAAGTGA
- a CDS encoding nitrate reductase, with protein sequence MADTMSETVRTTCPYCGVGCGVIAERRDASGEWVVRGDPEHPANFGRLCVKGSTLAETIGLDGRLLHPEIGGERVDWEPALDLVAQRFSAAIAEHGPDSVAFYVSGQLLTEDYYAANKLMKGFIGSANIDTNSRLCMSSTVAGHMRAFGSDTVPGCYEDLDLADLVVLVGSNTAWCHPVAFQRLLAAKTKRPDMRIVVIDPRRTATAECADLHLAIRPGSDAILFNGLLAHLRGEKTEVDVGVPPEKIVSFFSWFADTEKTVTVWSQGINQSSSGTDKVDAIINCHLHTGRIGRPGMGPFSLTGQPNAMGGREVGGLANMLAAHMGFDEASVDRVGRFWNSARVAARPGLKAVDLFRAVADGKIKALWVMATNPAVSLPEADCVRAAMAACPFVVISECEADTDSAQFAHVRLPALAWGEKTGTVTNSERRISRQRPFLPAPGDARGDWWIIAQVARRMGFGEAFAWTGTGAILDEFCRLTAFENGGSRDLDLSGLVGADYEAMEPIQWPVRAPGRGTARLFADGRFYHPDGKARLLDITPRPPVRATDKAFPLLLNTGRMRDQWHTMTRTGRSVRLAAHAPEPLLFVNPRDALRFGLADGELARVSGRRASVVLRVCLDGGQRPGEVFAPIHWNDRTASGAVVGSLIDAVTDPVSGQPELKQAPVMVEKLIAAWHGVLLSRNPVELPRSFYWAKAAGRAHSIWRLAGQAGEDWPAAAKQWLGTDGEWIEFLDPNRGHYRGARLVDGRLDAVLFVFPWATDFSPDWVATAFGHSAIDGGERATLVAGAPPGGDRGRDKTVCACFNVGLAAIRAAIHEHRLSNAAEVGAMLKAGTNCGSCVPEIRAILAETVPKVA encoded by the coding sequence ATGGCTGACACGATGTCCGAGACCGTCCGCACCACCTGCCCCTATTGCGGCGTCGGCTGCGGCGTCATCGCCGAGCGCCGGGACGCGTCCGGGGAATGGGTGGTGCGGGGCGATCCCGAACATCCGGCCAATTTCGGCCGCCTGTGCGTCAAGGGCTCCACCCTGGCCGAGACCATCGGCCTTGACGGCCGGCTGCTCCATCCCGAGATCGGCGGCGAGCGGGTGGACTGGGAACCGGCGCTCGATCTGGTGGCCCAGCGCTTCTCCGCCGCCATCGCCGAGCACGGCCCGGATTCCGTGGCCTTCTACGTCTCGGGCCAGTTGCTGACCGAGGATTACTACGCCGCCAACAAGCTGATGAAGGGCTTCATCGGCTCGGCCAATATCGACACCAATTCCCGGCTGTGCATGTCCTCCACCGTGGCCGGGCACATGCGGGCCTTCGGCTCCGACACCGTGCCCGGTTGCTACGAGGATCTGGACCTGGCCGATCTGGTGGTGCTGGTCGGCTCCAACACCGCATGGTGCCACCCGGTGGCCTTCCAGCGCCTGCTGGCCGCCAAGACCAAGCGGCCCGACATGCGCATCGTGGTCATCGATCCGCGCCGCACCGCCACCGCCGAATGCGCCGATCTGCATCTGGCCATCCGGCCGGGCAGCGACGCCATCCTGTTCAACGGCCTGCTCGCCCACCTCAGAGGCGAGAAGACCGAGGTGGACGTGGGCGTGCCGCCGGAAAAGATCGTCAGCTTCTTCTCGTGGTTCGCCGACACGGAAAAGACCGTCACCGTCTGGTCCCAGGGCATCAACCAGTCCTCGTCGGGCACCGACAAGGTCGACGCCATCATCAACTGCCACCTCCACACCGGGCGTATCGGCCGCCCCGGCATGGGGCCGTTCTCGCTGACCGGCCAGCCCAACGCCATGGGCGGGCGCGAGGTCGGCGGCCTCGCCAACATGCTGGCCGCCCACATGGGCTTCGACGAGGCCAGCGTGGACCGGGTGGGGCGCTTCTGGAACTCCGCCCGGGTGGCGGCCAGGCCGGGCCTCAAGGCGGTGGACCTGTTCCGCGCCGTGGCCGACGGCAAGATCAAGGCGCTGTGGGTGATGGCCACCAATCCGGCGGTCAGCCTGCCCGAGGCCGATTGCGTGCGCGCCGCCATGGCGGCCTGCCCCTTCGTGGTCATCTCGGAATGCGAGGCCGACACCGATTCGGCCCAGTTCGCCCATGTACGCCTGCCGGCCCTGGCCTGGGGCGAGAAGACGGGGACCGTCACCAATTCCGAACGCCGCATCTCGCGCCAGCGACCCTTCCTGCCCGCCCCGGGCGACGCCAGGGGCGATTGGTGGATCATCGCCCAGGTGGCACGCCGCATGGGCTTCGGCGAGGCTTTCGCCTGGACCGGCACGGGGGCCATCCTCGACGAGTTCTGCCGCCTCACCGCCTTCGAAAACGGGGGCAGCCGCGACCTGGACCTGTCGGGTCTGGTGGGGGCCGATTACGAGGCCATGGAGCCCATCCAGTGGCCGGTGCGCGCCCCCGGCCGGGGCACGGCGCGGCTGTTCGCCGACGGCCGCTTCTATCACCCCGACGGCAAGGCCCGCCTGCTCGACATCACACCCCGCCCGCCGGTACGGGCCACCGACAAGGCCTTCCCCCTGCTTCTCAACACCGGGCGCATGCGCGACCAGTGGCACACCATGACGCGCACCGGCCGCTCGGTCCGGCTGGCCGCCCATGCCCCCGAGCCGCTGCTGTTCGTCAATCCCCGCGACGCGCTGCGCTTCGGTCTGGCCGATGGCGAACTGGCCCGGGTCTCGGGCCGCCGGGCCAGCGTGGTTCTGCGGGTCTGCCTCGACGGCGGCCAGCGGCCGGGCGAGGTCTTCGCCCCCATCCACTGGAACGACCGCACCGCCTCGGGCGCGGTCGTCGGCAGCCTGATCGACGCCGTCACCGACCCCGTCTCGGGCCAGCCGGAACTGAAGCAAGCCCCGGTGATGGTCGAAAAGCTGATCGCCGCCTGGCACGGCGTGCTGCTGAGCCGCAATCCGGTGGAACTGCCCCGCTCGTTCTATTGGGCCAAGGCGGCGGGCCGGGCCCATTCCATCTGGCGGTTGGCGGGCCAAGCCGGCGAGGACTGGCCGGCGGCCGCCAAGCAATGGCTGGGCACCGACGGCGAGTGGATCGAGTTCCTCGACCCCAACCGCGGCCATTACCGGGGCGCCCGGCTGGTGGACGGCCGCCTGGACGCGGTGCTGTTCGTCTTTCCCTGGGCCACAGACTTCTCACCCGACTGGGTGGCCACCGCCTTCGGCCACTCCGCCATCGACGGCGGCGAGCGCGCCACCCTGGTGGCCGGCGCCCCGCCCGGCGGCGACCGGGGCCGCGACAAGACGGTGTGCGCCTGCTTCAACGTCGGTCTGGCGGCCATCCGCGCCGCCATCCACGAGCACCGCCTGTCCAATGCCGCCGAGGTGGGGGCCATGCTGAAGGCCGGAACCAATTGCGGCTCGTGCGTGCCGGAAATCCGGGCGATCCTGGCCGAAACGGTGCCGAAGGTGGCGTGA
- the nirD gene encoding nitrite reductase small subunit NirD: MQDWIKIGRVDDIPKLGARTVQTTKGDIAVFRTSSDEIFALFNRCPHKGGPLSEGIVTGRVVVCPLHSWTIDLETGEATAPDEGCTRPVESKVADGQVWLKLEFAKKVAHG, translated from the coding sequence ATGCAGGACTGGATCAAGATCGGACGTGTGGACGACATCCCCAAGCTGGGGGCCCGCACCGTGCAGACGACCAAGGGCGACATCGCGGTGTTCCGCACCTCGAGCGACGAAATCTTCGCCCTGTTCAACCGCTGCCCCCACAAGGGCGGACCGCTGTCGGAGGGCATCGTCACCGGTCGTGTGGTGGTGTGCCCCCTGCATTCCTGGACCATCGACCTGGAAACCGGCGAAGCCACCGCTCCCGACGAGGGCTGTACCCGCCCGGTGGAATCCAAGGTGGCCGACGGGCAGGTATGGCTGAAGCTGGAATTCGCGAAAAAGGTGGCCCATGGCTGA
- the nirB gene encoding nitrite reductase large subunit NirB has protein sequence MNAVPRQKLVVIGNGMAGMRTVEELLAIAPARYDITVFGAEPHPNYNRIMLSSVLAGEKQVDDIVINPRAWYADNGIRLHTGDPVVAIDRTAKTVTSAAGLVVPYDRLLLSTGSKPLMPPLPGLELPGVVAFRDIADVEKMLDAAEAKQRAVVIGGGLLGLEAAWGLRRRGMPVALVHLMPTLMERQLDVEAGHLLQKDLTERGLHFFTSGQTEEIMGEEEGRATGVKLADGREIPADLVVVAIGIRPNVDLAKACGLDINRGIEVGDDMATSDPAIYSVGECVEHRGQIFGLVAPIWEQAKVCAARLAGRDDTSYVTPPLSTRLKITGIDVFSAGQLAAQDEADEELVYRDSAKGIYKKLVLRADRIVGAVMYGDVADGSWYFQLMREKADVAAIRDRMIFGQAYADATCKGHAGGVNVAAMSDDAQVCGCNGVSKGAIVKAITEKGLTSLDEVKAHTKASASCGQCAGVVQAILTHVTGEVVEAKAGGMCGCTDLSHDEVRKAIVSQELKTQDTVRSALGWRHADGCAKCRPALNYYLLCAWPAEYVDDYQSRFINERVHANIQKDGTYSVIPRMWGGLTNPAELRAIADVVDKFRIPTVKVTGGQRLDLLGVRKEDLPGVWADLGKAGLVSGHGYAKGLRTVKTCVGSEWCRFGTQDSTGLGVKLEKLMWGSWTPHKVKLAVSGCPRNCAEATIKDIGVVCVEAGYDISVGGNGGIELRGTDQLVRVATEEEVLEYSGAFMQIYREEARYLERTAPWVERVGMDYVKKRVVDDAEGRRAAFSRFVFSQKYAQIDPWAERADGEVDAHEFKTLAEVG, from the coding sequence ATGAACGCTGTTCCCCGCCAGAAGCTGGTCGTCATCGGCAACGGCATGGCCGGCATGCGCACCGTCGAGGAATTGCTGGCCATCGCGCCGGCCCGCTACGACATCACGGTGTTCGGCGCCGAACCCCATCCCAATTACAACCGCATCATGCTGTCCTCGGTGCTGGCCGGCGAGAAGCAGGTGGACGACATCGTCATCAACCCGCGCGCCTGGTACGCCGACAACGGCATCCGGCTCCACACCGGCGATCCGGTGGTGGCCATCGACCGCACGGCCAAGACGGTAACCTCGGCCGCCGGGCTGGTGGTGCCCTATGACCGGCTGCTGCTGTCCACCGGCTCCAAGCCGCTGATGCCGCCGCTGCCCGGCCTGGAACTGCCCGGCGTGGTCGCCTTCCGCGACATCGCCGACGTGGAGAAGATGCTGGACGCCGCCGAGGCCAAGCAGCGCGCCGTGGTGATCGGTGGCGGCCTGCTGGGCCTGGAGGCCGCCTGGGGCCTCCGGCGGCGCGGCATGCCCGTCGCCCTGGTCCACCTGATGCCCACCCTGATGGAGCGCCAGCTGGACGTGGAGGCCGGTCACCTGCTGCAGAAGGACCTGACCGAGCGCGGCCTGCACTTCTTCACCTCGGGCCAGACCGAGGAGATCATGGGCGAGGAGGAAGGCCGCGCCACCGGCGTCAAGCTGGCCGACGGCCGCGAGATTCCCGCCGATCTGGTGGTGGTGGCCATCGGCATCCGCCCCAACGTCGATCTGGCCAAGGCCTGCGGCCTGGACATCAACCGCGGCATCGAGGTGGGCGACGACATGGCCACCTCGGACCCGGCCATCTATTCGGTGGGCGAGTGCGTCGAGCATCGCGGCCAGATCTTCGGCCTGGTGGCCCCCATCTGGGAGCAGGCCAAGGTCTGCGCCGCCCGCCTCGCCGGGCGCGACGATACCAGCTATGTGACGCCGCCGCTGTCCACCAGGCTCAAGATCACCGGCATCGACGTGTTCTCGGCCGGACAACTGGCCGCCCAGGACGAGGCCGACGAGGAACTGGTCTACCGGGACTCGGCCAAGGGCATCTACAAGAAGCTGGTGCTCCGCGCCGACCGGATCGTGGGCGCCGTCATGTACGGCGACGTGGCCGACGGCTCCTGGTACTTCCAGCTGATGCGCGAAAAGGCCGACGTGGCCGCCATCCGCGACCGCATGATCTTCGGCCAGGCCTATGCCGACGCCACCTGCAAGGGCCACGCGGGCGGCGTCAACGTCGCCGCCATGAGCGACGACGCCCAGGTCTGCGGCTGCAACGGCGTGTCCAAGGGCGCCATCGTCAAGGCCATCACCGAGAAGGGGCTGACCAGCCTGGACGAGGTCAAGGCCCACACCAAGGCCAGCGCGTCGTGCGGCCAGTGCGCCGGCGTGGTGCAGGCCATCCTGACCCATGTCACCGGCGAGGTGGTGGAAGCCAAGGCCGGCGGCATGTGCGGCTGCACCGACCTCTCCCACGACGAGGTGCGCAAGGCCATCGTCTCCCAGGAGCTCAAGACCCAGGACACGGTGCGCTCGGCGCTGGGCTGGCGCCATGCCGACGGCTGCGCCAAGTGCCGTCCGGCGCTCAACTACTACCTGCTGTGCGCCTGGCCGGCGGAATACGTGGACGACTACCAGAGCCGCTTCATCAACGAGCGCGTCCACGCCAACATCCAGAAGGACGGCACCTATTCGGTGATCCCGCGCATGTGGGGCGGGCTGACCAATCCGGCCGAACTGCGCGCCATCGCCGACGTGGTGGACAAGTTCCGCATTCCCACCGTCAAGGTCACCGGCGGCCAGCGTCTCGACCTGCTGGGCGTCAGGAAGGAGGACCTGCCGGGCGTGTGGGCCGATCTGGGCAAGGCCGGGCTGGTCTCGGGCCACGGCTACGCCAAGGGCCTGCGCACGGTGAAGACCTGCGTCGGCTCGGAATGGTGCCGCTTCGGCACCCAGGATTCCACCGGCCTCGGCGTCAAGCTGGAGAAGCTGATGTGGGGCTCGTGGACGCCGCACAAGGTCAAGCTGGCGGTATCGGGCTGCCCGCGCAACTGCGCCGAGGCCACCATCAAGGACATCGGCGTCGTCTGCGTCGAGGCCGGCTACGACATCTCGGTGGGCGGCAACGGCGGCATCGAACTGCGCGGCACCGACCAGTTGGTCCGCGTCGCCACCGAGGAGGAGGTGCTCGAGTATTCCGGCGCCTTCATGCAGATCTACCGCGAGGAGGCCCGCTACCTGGAACGCACCGCGCCGTGGGTCGAGCGGGTCGGCATGGACTACGTCAAGAAGCGGGTGGTGGACGACGCCGAAGGCCGCCGCGCCGCCTTCTCCCGTTTCGTCTTCTCGCAGAAATACGCGCAGATCGATCCGTGGGCCGAACGGGCCGACGGCGAGGTGGACGCGCACGAATTCAAAACCCTGGCCGAGGTGGGCTGA
- a CDS encoding CmpA/NrtA family ABC transporter substrate-binding protein encodes MRVEKTRLKLGIVPLIDAAPLVVAKERGFFAEMGLDVELSRESSWASIRDKVAVGALDGAQMLAPMPLAMSLGLSPLRVPMAAGMALNLGGNTITIGNALWERMERADPESMAARPISARALKRVIEADKACGRPPMTFATVYPHSPHAAELRLWMEAAGIDTQKDVAFTVVPPSQMISFLSAGNIVGYCVGEPWGSLAARMNLGRIAATSRDIFAGRLEKVFAVTQSWAETYPETHLAVLQALISAARWCDDNRCELAELLAQPQYVNAPAEALMAPLLGEHGLPKDLLVFHARAANFPWRSQAMWYLEMMKRWDMAPATLDSRAAAEAVFRPDLYRVAALALGLRVPLTDYKTEGGHAAPWSLLKATRPMEMGPDLMLGGLTFDPFTSRVTTLPPPARTESGDLT; translated from the coding sequence ATGAGAGTGGAAAAGACCCGTCTGAAGCTCGGTATCGTGCCGCTGATCGATGCGGCCCCCCTGGTGGTGGCCAAGGAGCGCGGCTTCTTCGCCGAGATGGGCCTGGATGTGGAGCTGTCCCGCGAGTCCTCGTGGGCCTCGATCCGCGACAAGGTGGCGGTGGGCGCGCTGGACGGCGCCCAGATGCTGGCCCCCATGCCGCTGGCCATGAGCCTGGGACTGTCGCCGCTGCGGGTCCCCATGGCCGCCGGCATGGCGCTCAATCTGGGCGGCAACACCATCACCATCGGCAATGCCCTGTGGGAGCGCATGGAACGGGCCGACCCGGAATCCATGGCCGCCCGCCCCATCTCGGCCCGTGCCCTGAAGCGGGTCATCGAGGCCGACAAGGCCTGCGGCCGCCCGCCCATGACCTTCGCCACCGTCTACCCCCATTCCCCCCACGCCGCCGAACTGCGCCTGTGGATGGAAGCGGCGGGCATCGACACCCAGAAGGACGTGGCTTTCACCGTGGTGCCGCCGTCCCAGATGATCTCCTTCCTGTCGGCGGGCAACATCGTCGGCTATTGCGTCGGCGAGCCCTGGGGCAGCCTGGCGGCGCGCATGAATCTCGGCCGCATCGCCGCCACCAGCCGCGACATCTTCGCCGGCCGGCTGGAAAAGGTCTTCGCCGTCACCCAGAGCTGGGCCGAGACCTATCCCGAGACCCATCTGGCGGTGCTGCAGGCGCTGATCTCCGCCGCCCGCTGGTGCGACGACAACCGCTGCGAACTGGCCGAGCTGCTGGCCCAGCCGCAATACGTCAACGCCCCGGCCGAAGCCCTGATGGCGCCGCTGCTGGGCGAACACGGCCTTCCCAAGGACCTGCTGGTCTTCCACGCCCGTGCCGCCAACTTCCCCTGGCGCTCCCAGGCCATGTGGTACCTGGAGATGATGAAGCGCTGGGACATGGCGCCGGCCACGCTGGATTCCCGCGCCGCCGCCGAAGCCGTGTTCCGCCCCGACCTCTACCGGGTGGCCGCCCTGGCACTGGGCCTCAGGGTCCCGCTGACCGACTACAAGACCGAGGGCGGGCACGCCGCCCCGTGGAGCCTGCTGAAGGCCACCCGGCCCATGGAGATGGGGCCGGACCTGATGCTGGGCGGCCTGACCTTCGATCCCTTCACCTCCCGCGTCACCACCCTGCCGCCCCCGGCCAGGACCGAATCAGGAGACCTCACATGA